A window of Quercus robur chromosome 12, dhQueRobu3.1, whole genome shotgun sequence genomic DNA:
TATATTGAACAAACGATTAGGCATATGAACGAAGACAAACATATGCatttttagtatattgtgtgtCACTTTGTCTCGTTCTATTGGCAGAAAAAAAAACAGGTCCCCTCTTGGTCTACgatgaggtttttattttttatttttattatttttgagttcTCTCTGGACACCATATTTGCTCAATTTTGTGATCTCATGTTTTCTAAGCACatgttatatttaaaatatgtaCTATGTGATTATAATTAATCTATAAATTTCCTTCCGAAATCGtaaaattgatatctttttttaaatctttgttttgtcttacaaataaattttatattttatcatatattactgtttttatgtatttttatgtaatggcCAGTATGTGCCTTGCATGTACGATCCAAACTGGTATAGTTAAAAAGCAAGGggtttatatattaaatatacaaaataataaaagattgCAAATTAGATGGAAAAATGTGATGTGATGTACCATCAAGTTATTAAAAATGAGGATTTAGGGTTCATTTGATGTGATGTAGTTACTGCATTGTATATTCTTGTTAGTTGTTACCATCCAAAGTGATTACAAaataaagtaaacaaaaaaatctgCTTTACACACTTATTAAAGGCATATTTTAGAAGAGGTTATTTTAATATCTATTAATCTATGTTGCCCTTCGGTTCCAGAATTACACCACACCTCTCATTTGCGAAGCTATGGATGGGAACCAAAAGTAATCATGAACTAAAATCCTAAAGAGATTCACCAACcatcactttcttttttcttacacTATTTTACAATGTTACATTCGCAAATTACAAACGTAAAATGCTACAGGCTCCAGCTAATATTGTAATATAATCTCAAAGTCTCACTCTCATCTACTACACAGTAATGCTACATGTTACAAGAAGCAGAAGGATGGGGATGACCAAAAATCTTGAACCCCTAATGACAAATTTTGAAAGCTTTATAAGTCTGGATTAAATTACCCTGTACCCGTCACTCCGCTATTCTTACTACTCTTGCTAGCACCATCTTTGGTAATCGCAATCCCCACCAATTTACCCGGCTCAGCATCCTCGAGCATTTGTACAACACTTCTCATTGTGGGTCGAAGAGTGGGAAGTGTTGCTGTGCAGAGAACTGCAATTTTCAGTACCTTAACAACGTCTTCCTTTAAAACCCCAGGAATTCTAGAGTCCACCACACTTAATACACTTTCCCTGGTCTTTATTTTGCTACTAACCCAACTCACAATGTCCTTGTTCTCACCGTATTCCGGATCTATTGGTCTTTTTCCGCTCACCAGCTCCATCAATACCACTCCAAAACTGTATACATCACTCTTCTCATTCACTTTGTATGTGTACCCATATTCTGCATAATCAACAGCTCATTAGAAAAATCATAAcgaatattgaaaaaaaaaaaaactaacatatTCAAATATAgccttaaaaattttaacacaaaTGAAAATAAGGAGTGGATGTCCACTAACCAGGAGCAATGTAGCCATGTGTTCCCGCAATTACATGGGTTGAATCCCTGCCACTATTGGCCTGAAGAGTCTTAGCAAGTCCAAAATCAGCAATCTTTGGCTTCATAGACTCATCCAGCAATATATTACTAGACTTGACATCCCTGTGAATCACGGGTTTCTCACACCCATGATGTAGATACTCCAACCCTTTGGCTGCTCCCACTGCAATCTCATACCTTGTATCCCAATCAAGCTCCATCTTCTGGCTTGAGTGCAGCCTATCCCACAAACTCCCATTTGGTAAATACTCATACACCAACAAGCTTGAGTCCTCACTGGTAATACTACAATACAGCTTCACCACATTCATATGCCTTATTGAGCTCAAAGTCTGCACCTCAGCGTCAAATTGCTTTGATTTCCCGGCACGTTTAGAAAGCATCGGTGTGGTGCTCTGGCTCTTTTTGCCATCAGTATTCCATATGTGTTTCACCGCAAGTTCTTTAGTACCGTTAGAGACTGCGACTTTATACACATTCCCTGACCCACCTGTTCCAATTAGATTCTCTTGCTTGATGGAATCAAGAATCTCATCCTCTGTGAAGCTCAACACATGGAACGACTTAAAGTCCCAAGATTCATCCTTTAACGAACGGTTTTGATGATCTTTTTCACTCTTCTTTAACTTGAAGCAGCATAACAAAGCCACAAGCAAGAGAGCCAAACCTATTGCTAAGCAAATGATTATTGTATGAACATACTTGGGCATATGTGAACCTGAGGGACACTTTGGGAAGGCGCTGATACGAAGGCTGCAGAGTCCTGAATTTCCGGCAAAGCTACCATTATAAGCTTCAATTGCAAGAGCTTGTGGTACAAGACCCGTTAGAGTGTTGTGAGAAAGATCGAGAAGGCTTAACCGAAGAGATGCCAAACTCCCTGGAATTTGACCGGAAAGTTTATTATATGACAGGTTCAGAGAGTTAAGAGTTGGTAGAGACCCCAATGAAGACGGAATATCACCGGAAAGTGAATTATTAGCAATGTTTATATCAGAGAGAGAATAACAAGAACCAATTGTATCCGGGATTGAGCCAGATAGCCTGTTGTTTTGTAATTGAAGAGCGCCCAATTGCTTCAGATCACCAATATTGGTTGGAATATTGCCCGAAATTTGATTGTCATTCAATTGAATGGAAACCAAAGACGTGGCTTCTGAAATCTCTGCTGGCAATTCACCGTATAACCGATTGCTTGACGCAAATAACTGGCCAAGAGACTTGGCATTCTTGATATCAGAAGTAATTGGACCTTCGATGTTATTCAATGTGATATCAATTATGTTCAAGTTCGGCAATCCCCAGATTCCAGCGGGAACAGTACCAGAAAGCGAGTTATTGTTGACTCTGAAACGACGTAGCGTGGGACAGTTTGCGTAAGTCGCCGGAATTTCACCAGTGAAATTGTTCTGAAGCATAAGAAGCATTCTCATGGCACCTTGCTTGCACATATTTGGTGGAATTGGACCGGTAAAAAAATTCTCAGACACGtcaatgaaattgaaattgg
This region includes:
- the LOC126708556 gene encoding receptor-like protein kinase 7, with product MSSRPYLYHFYFLFCFFSLLSGIQSDDLQILMKLKSTLQTPNTNVFNSWESSNSMCKDFAGITCNSGGSVTEIELSNKNLTGVVPLDSICQLQSLEKLSLGFNRFNGPIMADLKKCVKLKYLDLGNNFFSGSSIPDISTLGQLQYLHLNNSSFSGTFPWKSLHNVTGLIELSVGDNFFEPFQFPDEVLQLTNLTVLYLSHCNMQGTIPTGIGNLKQLTSMELSDNNMTGKIPAEIGNLVNLWRLEIYNNSFNGKLPVGLRNLAKLQQFDASRNYLEGDLSELKFLTNMVSLQLFENSLSGQVPAEFGEFKSLVNLSLYRNSFTGPLPENLGSWANFNFIDVSENFFTGPIPPNMCKQGAMRMLLMLQNNFTGEIPATYANCPTLRRFRVNNNSLSGTVPAGIWGLPNLNIIDITLNNIEGPITSDIKNAKSLGQLFASSNRLYGELPAEISEATSLVSIQLNDNQISGNIPTNIGDLKQLGALQLQNNRLSGSIPDTIGSCYSLSDINIANNSLSGDIPSSLGSLPTLNSLNLSYNKLSGQIPGSLASLRLSLLDLSHNTLTGLVPQALAIEAYNGSFAGNSGLCSLRISAFPKCPSGSHMPKYVHTIIICLAIGLALLLVALLCCFKLKKSEKDHQNRSLKDESWDFKSFHVLSFTEDEILDSIKQENLIGTGGSGNVYKVAVSNGTKELAVKHIWNTDGKKSQSTTPMLSKRAGKSKQFDAEVQTLSSIRHMNVVKLYCSITSEDSSLLVYEYLPNGSLWDRLHSSQKMELDWDTRYEIAVGAAKGLEYLHHGCEKPVIHRDVKSSNILLDESMKPKIADFGLAKTLQANSGRDSTHVIAGTHGYIAPEYGYTYKVNEKSDVYSFGVVLMELVSGKRPIDPEYGENKDIVSWVSSKIKTRESVLSVVDSRIPGVLKEDVVKVLKIAVLCTATLPTLRPTMRSVVQMLEDAEPGKLVGIAITKDGASKSSKNSGVTGTG